The following DNA comes from Mycobacteroides immunogenum.
GCGCGTATGTGGCCGACGTGTGGCAACCGTTCGTCGAGTCCGGCTACGTCTCCGAGGATTGGGCCAAGATTGCCGAGAATGCCTCGCAGGCAAAGCAATTGACCGTCACGCTGGCCTCACGCCTGCTGGCGAGGGCCCTCGATGACACCGTCGACCCGATCCTGTTGCAGCAGGCCAACGAGGCCGAAGCGGTGTTGGAACGCGACCGCCCGGCCTCATCAGCCTGAATCAGTCGATCTCGCCGCAGCCGCGATCCAGGCCGCGCACCTCGATGGGGCACCACACCGCGCGGGACACTTCGGCCGCCCACCGCTGAGCCTCGGCCAGCGACGGCACATCGATGATGCTGAACCCGCCCAGCTGTTCCTTGGTTTCGGTGTAGGGACCATCGGTAATCGTGTGGCCGGACGCGCCGGCAGTGACCATGGTGGCGGTGTCGGCAGGCTGCAGACCGGCCGCGAACAACCACACCCCGGCCTCCTGCATGTTGCGGGTGACAGCCTGCACATCTGCCCCGATGGTCTCCAGGGCGGCCTCGTCGGGCTGTACCGCTCCGGGCGCGTAGACGATCGACAACATGTAGCGGCTCATGTCACGCCTCCTGGTCCTGGAAGGGGCGCACTTCTACAGGCTCTTCGCAGGCTGCCGATCCTTCGGCGGCCCACCGCAAGGCCGCGTCGAGGTCGGGGGCGTTGATGATCCAGAAACCACCGAGGTGTTCCTTGGTCTCCAGGTAGGGGCCGTCGGTGGTGGTGATCTTGCCGTTCACGCTGCGCACCACCGTCGCATCCGACGGCTCGGTCAAACCGTTCGCGAACACCCACACGCCGGCTTGTTTCATCTTCTCGTTGAGTGCCCCGGTTTGGGCGTAGAGCCGCTGCATATCCTCGTCGCTCCACTGGACGGCGTTCTCCGCATAACTGTGGACCGAAAGTAGGTACTGCTTCATGGTCGTCCTTTTCTATCCGTATCTGGCGATCGGGCGCCCTAGCGGCTTCCCTTCAACCTCACCACGAATAGACCTGCCCAGAATCGACAGCTCATCGAAAAGTTTTCACAAGATCGCGCGGGATCTCACCATCCGTTGTTCAGGTACTGCTGACGACAAGCCCGGCGCGCGATCTTTCCACTGGTGGTTCGGGGTATCGCCCCGGCCTGCACCAGCCGGACATCTGCGACGGACAGCGCGTGCCGGCGGGAGACGGCGGCCCGGAGCGCATCGACGATGGGGCCGGATTCCGCGCGTCCAGCTCCCGCGGCCCGTTCCGCGACAATGACCAACCTCTCGCCGGTGCCGTCACCGGCATCGACACCCGCGGGCAGTTCGTCAGCCGGTACCGAGAAGGCCGCCACAAATCCGCGCCGCACCACGGGCGAGGCATCTTCGACTGTGGCCTCGATGTCGTGGGGGTAGTGATTACGGCCGTCCACGATCACCAGGTCCTTGACCCGGCCGGTGATGTACAGCTCGCCGTCAAGATAGACGCCGAGGTCTCCCGTGCGGAACCAGAGGGCGCCCGGCTCGGTACCCGTGGCATGGCTGTCCGCATCCAGTCGGGCTTGCAGCTTGTTCCGGAACGACACCTCGGTCTCCCCGGAGCGGCCCCAGTACCCGCGACCGATGTTGTTGCCGTGCAGCCAGATCTCGCCAATCTGCCCATCGGGCAGTTCCGCCTCCGCGTTGGGGTTCACGATGACCGCCCACTGGCTGCGTGCGACCTGGCCGCAGGACACCTGCGGCATCGCGTTCTCGTGAGTGGCGTCGACGCGGGTCGCGTACCCGGCGCCCAACCGTTCGCGATCCACGTAAATGACCGATGGTTCCGCCTCCGGGGCGATAGAGGACACAAACAGCGTCGCCTCCGCCATACCGTAGGACGGCTTGATTGCGTTGTCCGGCAATCCATATGGACCAAAAGCCGCGTTGAATTTGCGGATCGACGTGATGTTGACCGGCTCGGATCCATTGATCAGTCCGGCAACATTGCTCAGATCGAGCGATTCGCCCTCCTTGGGAAGTCCACGCTCGGCGGCCAGCTCGAACGCGAAATTCGGTGCGGCGCCGAAGGTCCGGCCCGCGTGCGACGCCGCGGCCAGTTCCTTGATCCAGCGGCCGGGCCTGCGCACGAACGACAGCGGGGACATCAATGTCATCCGGCCGCCGCACAGCGGGAACATCAGCATCAGCAGACCCATGTCGTGGTACAGCGGCAACCAACTCGCTCCCCGTACATCCACGTCCAGGCCCACCGAAATGATCATCTGCAGCACGTTGGTCATCACCGCGCGATGGGTGATCTCGACACCGGCGGGCGCTCGCGTGGAACCCGATGTGTATTGCAGGTAGGCGATGTCATCGGTATCGGGAGTCACCCGCGCATACGTGGCACCCACCGAATCCGGCACGCTGTCGACGGCCAGTACCCGCGGACGACGATCACGCGGGAGCCGGCGGATGAAGTTGTTGACGGATTCCGCGGCAGCCTGATTGGTCAACACGACAGTCGGGCGCGCATCGGCGAGGACGGCATCGAGCCGCTCGGTGTGCCCGGGAAGTTCCGGGGCGAACAGGGGCACCGCGATGTTTCCGGCCTCGATGGCGGCGAAGAAACCAACGACGTAATCCAGGCTCTGCGGGGCCAGAATCGCGACCCGCTCCCCCGGTGCGGTCACCTGCTGGAGCCTGGCCGCCACCGCGCGGGTGCGCGCACGAAGTTGCGGCCAGTTCAGGTCGTCCGGGACGCCATTGGGGTCGCTGTTGAAATCGACATAGCGGTAGGCAAATGTGTCTTGCGGTCCATCGACAGCGCATTCCAGGTAATGATTGACGGTATAGCCATCGGGCAGCGAGATGGCGCCTGTCTCATCCAGGTATTCCTCGACGCGCAAACCTGACACAAGCGAACTCATTGCAACCTCCGCATAGCCGTAACTACGACAGTCGGTTGACAAGCAGCAATAAATAAGCCATCACGCTTTTGCTACGGTCCCGACCGAACGTAGATGGTAC
Coding sequences within:
- a CDS encoding YciI family protein codes for the protein MSRYMLSIVYAPGAVQPDEAALETIGADVQAVTRNMQEAGVWLFAAGLQPADTATMVTAGASGHTITDGPYTETKEQLGGFSIIDVPSLAEAQRWAAEVSRAVWCPIEVRGLDRGCGEID
- a CDS encoding YciI family protein codes for the protein MKQYLLSVHSYAENAVQWSDEDMQRLYAQTGALNEKMKQAGVWVFANGLTEPSDATVVRSVNGKITTTDGPYLETKEHLGGFWIINAPDLDAALRWAAEGSAACEEPVEVRPFQDQEA
- a CDS encoding fatty acyl-AMP ligase → MSSLVSGLRVEEYLDETGAISLPDGYTVNHYLECAVDGPQDTFAYRYVDFNSDPNGVPDDLNWPQLRARTRAVAARLQQVTAPGERVAILAPQSLDYVVGFFAAIEAGNIAVPLFAPELPGHTERLDAVLADARPTVVLTNQAAAESVNNFIRRLPRDRRPRVLAVDSVPDSVGATYARVTPDTDDIAYLQYTSGSTRAPAGVEITHRAVMTNVLQMIISVGLDVDVRGASWLPLYHDMGLLMLMFPLCGGRMTLMSPLSFVRRPGRWIKELAAASHAGRTFGAAPNFAFELAAERGLPKEGESLDLSNVAGLINGSEPVNITSIRKFNAAFGPYGLPDNAIKPSYGMAEATLFVSSIAPEAEPSVIYVDRERLGAGYATRVDATHENAMPQVSCGQVARSQWAVIVNPNAEAELPDGQIGEIWLHGNNIGRGYWGRSGETEVSFRNKLQARLDADSHATGTEPGALWFRTGDLGVYLDGELYITGRVKDLVIVDGRNHYPHDIEATVEDASPVVRRGFVAAFSVPADELPAGVDAGDGTGERLVIVAERAAGAGRAESGPIVDALRAAVSRRHALSVADVRLVQAGAIPRTTSGKIARRACRQQYLNNGW